A genomic stretch from Enterobacter oligotrophicus includes:
- the rbsR gene encoding ribose operon transcriptional repressor RbsR yields MATMKDVARMAGVSTSTVSHVINNDRFVSEAIREKVEAAVKDLNYAPSALARSLKLNQTRTIGMLITASTNPFYSELVRGVERSCFERGYSLVLCNTEGDEQRMNRNLETLMQKRVDGLLLLCTETHQPSKEIIQRYPSIPTVMMDWAPFDGTSDLIQDNSLLGGDMATQYLLDKGYTRIACITGPLDKTPARLRLEGYLSAMERAGLAIPDGYRITGDFEFNGGFEAMQKLLTQEPRPQAVFIGNDAMAFGAYQALYQAGLRVPDDMAVIGYDDIELARYMTPPLTTIHQPKDELGELAIDVLIHRMAQPTLQQQRLQLTPVLMERGSV; encoded by the coding sequence TTGGCTACGATGAAAGATGTCGCCCGCATGGCGGGCGTTTCTACTTCGACGGTCTCCCACGTTATTAATAACGATCGCTTCGTTAGCGAGGCGATTCGGGAGAAAGTCGAAGCCGCAGTAAAAGATCTCAACTATGCGCCATCGGCGCTGGCGCGCAGCCTGAAGCTCAACCAGACGCGCACCATCGGCATGCTGATCACGGCCAGTACCAACCCTTTTTATTCTGAACTTGTGCGCGGTGTGGAGCGTAGCTGCTTCGAGCGTGGCTACAGCCTGGTGCTGTGCAATACCGAAGGTGATGAGCAGCGTATGAACCGTAATCTGGAGACGCTGATGCAAAAACGCGTCGACGGGTTATTGCTGCTGTGTACCGAAACGCATCAACCCTCGAAAGAGATTATCCAGCGCTATCCCTCAATTCCCACGGTGATGATGGACTGGGCACCGTTCGACGGCACCAGCGATCTGATTCAGGATAACTCGCTGCTGGGCGGCGACATGGCGACGCAGTATTTGCTCGATAAAGGTTATACCCGCATCGCCTGTATTACCGGCCCGTTGGATAAAACCCCGGCGCGCTTGCGTCTGGAAGGGTATCTCTCCGCAATGGAGCGGGCAGGGCTTGCCATTCCTGATGGCTATCGGATCACCGGCGATTTTGAATTTAATGGTGGTTTTGAAGCGATGCAGAAACTGCTGACGCAAGAGCCGCGCCCGCAGGCGGTCTTTATTGGCAATGATGCGATGGCATTTGGTGCTTATCAGGCGTTGTATCAGGCGGGGCTGCGCGTTCCGGACGATATGGCGGTGATTGGTTATGATGATATCGAACTGGCGCGCTATATGACGCCGCCGCTGACGACCATTCATCAGCCGAAAGATGAACTGGGTGAGCTGGCCATTGATGTCTTGATCCACCGTATGGCGCAGCCCACGCTGCAACAACAACGCCTGCAGCTTACTCCTGTTCTGATGGAACGGGGTTCGGTTTAG